Part of the Arcobacter sp. F2176 genome is shown below.
GCAATGAAGTGGAAAAATGAGACGGTTTCTTTTGCAGAAATCGAACGTTTGAAAGCAGAAAATCATTTCGTCGGTAGTGTGCTAAAAGAGTTAGAAGCTTTCACAAATATGGACGGCGTATTGCGCACCATTTGGACATCTCCTGTAGCACGTAATAGTATTGAATCTTTTACAGAAGAAGAGAAGAAAGAGATTCAAAAGGAAGCGGAAAATATTATTTTAGAGCAATTATTCCAGCAAGAGAGGGATAAAAAATGAGAATTGAAAAACTCCATATTTATGGGTACGGAAAATTAGAAAATGTGGAAATGGATCTTTCCTTACTGACGGTGTTATACGGTGAAAATGAAGCGGGGAAATCGACAATTCGCTCGTTTATGAAAAGTATTTTGTT
Proteins encoded:
- a CDS encoding ATP-binding protein; this encodes MRIEKLHIYGYGKLENVEMDLSLLTVLYGENEAGKSTIRSFMKSIL